The following proteins are encoded in a genomic region of Burkholderia pyrrocinia:
- the fabD gene encoding ACP S-malonyltransferase, protein MKFAFVFPGQGSQAVGMLNAFADLAVVRETLQEASDALNQDLGKLIAEGPAEELNLTTNTQPVMLTAAYACYRAWQQAGGPAPSIVAGHSLGEYTALVAAGALAFKDAVPLVRFRAQAMQTAVPVGQGGMAAILGLDDDTVRAVCAEAAEAGVVEAVNFNAPAQVVIAGSKAAVEKACEIAKAKGAKRALPLPVSAPFHSSLLKPASDQLRDYLANIDVKAPQIPVVNNIDVAVVSDPAAIRDALVRQAAGPVRWVECVQHIAGTGVTHVIECGPGKVLAGLTKRIDGNLTGASVFDPASLDEVLKLVTA, encoded by the coding sequence ATGAAATTTGCATTCGTTTTTCCGGGGCAGGGCTCGCAGGCGGTCGGCATGCTCAACGCATTCGCCGATCTGGCCGTCGTGCGCGAGACGCTCCAGGAAGCGTCCGATGCACTCAATCAGGACCTCGGCAAGCTGATCGCAGAAGGTCCGGCCGAAGAGCTGAATCTCACCACCAACACGCAGCCCGTGATGCTGACCGCCGCGTACGCGTGCTACCGCGCGTGGCAGCAGGCGGGCGGCCCGGCGCCGTCGATCGTCGCCGGCCACAGTCTCGGGGAATACACGGCGCTCGTCGCGGCGGGCGCGCTCGCGTTCAAGGACGCGGTGCCGCTCGTGCGCTTCCGCGCGCAGGCGATGCAGACGGCGGTGCCGGTCGGCCAGGGCGGCATGGCCGCGATCCTGGGCCTCGACGACGACACGGTGCGCGCGGTATGCGCCGAAGCCGCGGAAGCGGGCGTCGTCGAAGCCGTGAACTTCAATGCGCCCGCGCAGGTCGTGATCGCAGGCAGCAAGGCCGCGGTCGAAAAGGCGTGCGAGATCGCGAAGGCGAAGGGCGCGAAGCGCGCGCTGCCGCTGCCCGTGTCGGCGCCGTTTCATTCTTCGCTGCTCAAGCCGGCATCGGATCAACTGCGCGACTATCTCGCGAACATCGACGTGAAGGCGCCGCAGATTCCGGTCGTCAACAACATCGACGTCGCCGTGGTCAGCGATCCGGCCGCGATCAGGGATGCGCTGGTGCGCCAGGCCGCGGGCCCGGTGCGCTGGGTCGAGTGCGTGCAGCACATCGCCGGCACGGGCGTCACGCACGTGATCGAATGCGGCCCGGGCAAGGTGCTCGCGGGCCTGACGAAGCGCATCGACGGCAACCTGACGGGTGCGTCGGTGTTCGATCCGGCTTCGCTCGACGAAGTGCTCAAGCTGGTGACCGCCTGA
- a CDS encoding sigma-E factor negative regulatory protein, with the protein MGSVNTQSQASSRGERLSALVDGEMFDGPDHGQFLAEFNRADRAVWADYHLIGDALRSDELALSPALSVAFTARLSAALESEPHLLAPAAAPVVRKLLSLRRRVVPAFAVAAAAATLTWIVVPQMQTAGTPGTVQVASAGAPQGGNLQRVTVAQASAQPGLQDVNIIRDASLDQYLEAHQQFAQQPVVTGSMPLIRAAVTTTPGQ; encoded by the coding sequence ATGGGGTCGGTCAATACGCAGTCGCAAGCGTCCTCGCGCGGCGAGCGCCTTTCCGCGCTGGTCGACGGCGAAATGTTCGATGGCCCGGATCACGGGCAGTTTCTGGCGGAGTTCAACCGCGCGGATCGCGCTGTGTGGGCCGATTACCACCTGATCGGCGATGCGCTGCGCTCGGACGAGCTCGCGTTGTCGCCCGCGCTGAGCGTCGCGTTCACCGCGCGCCTGTCGGCTGCGCTCGAAAGCGAGCCGCACCTGCTCGCGCCGGCGGCCGCGCCTGTCGTGCGCAAGCTGCTGTCGCTGCGCCGGCGTGTCGTGCCCGCGTTCGCGGTAGCTGCCGCGGCGGCCACGCTGACGTGGATCGTCGTCCCGCAAATGCAGACGGCCGGCACGCCGGGCACCGTTCAGGTCGCGTCGGCCGGTGCGCCGCAAGGCGGCAACCTGCAGCGCGTGACGGTTGCTCAGGCATCGGCCCAGCCGGGGCTGCAGGACGTCAACATCATTCGCGACGCCAGCCTCGACCAATACCTTGAAGCGCACCAGCAATTCGCACAGCAGCCCGTCGTCACGGGTTCGATGCCGCTGATCCGCGCTGCCGTGACCACCACGCCAGGCCAATAA
- the fabF gene encoding beta-ketoacyl-ACP synthase II → MSRRRVVVTGLGLISPVGNSVADGWANLVAGKSGIATVTKFDPSNLAVHFAGEVKGFSAEEYIPAKEARSMDTFIHYGIAAGVQAVKDSGLEVTEANAERIGVLVGSGIGGLPMIEDTHQTYVDRGARRISPFFVPGSIINMISGHLSIMFGLKGPNLAAVTACTTGLHSIGLAARLIQAGDADVMVAGGAESTVSPLGIGGFAAARALSTRNDDPAAASRPWDKDRDGFVLGEGAGVMVLEEYEAAKARGAKIYAEVSGFGMTGDAYHMTAPNMDGPRRCMVAALRDAGVNADEVQYLNAHGTSTPLGDKNESDAVKAAFGEHAYKLVVNSTKSMTGHLLGGAGGLESVFTVLALHNNVSPPTINIFNQDPECDLDYCANTARDMRIDVAVKNNFGFGGTNGTLVFKRV, encoded by the coding sequence GTGAGCCGCCGTCGTGTTGTCGTTACAGGCCTGGGGCTGATTTCGCCTGTTGGCAATAGTGTTGCCGACGGCTGGGCCAATCTCGTCGCCGGCAAGTCCGGTATCGCCACCGTCACGAAGTTCGATCCGTCGAACCTTGCCGTGCATTTCGCGGGTGAGGTGAAGGGTTTCAGCGCCGAGGAGTACATCCCCGCGAAGGAAGCCCGCAGCATGGATACGTTCATCCATTACGGCATCGCCGCCGGTGTCCAGGCCGTGAAGGACAGCGGGCTGGAAGTGACCGAAGCCAATGCGGAACGCATCGGCGTGCTGGTCGGTTCCGGCATCGGCGGCCTGCCGATGATCGAAGATACGCACCAGACCTACGTCGATCGCGGCGCGCGCCGGATTTCGCCGTTCTTCGTGCCGGGCTCGATCATCAACATGATCTCGGGTCACCTGAGCATCATGTTCGGCCTGAAGGGCCCGAACCTCGCGGCCGTGACGGCCTGCACGACCGGCCTGCACAGCATCGGCCTCGCGGCGCGCCTGATCCAGGCCGGCGACGCCGACGTGATGGTCGCGGGCGGTGCCGAATCGACGGTGTCGCCGCTTGGCATCGGCGGTTTCGCGGCAGCGCGCGCGCTGTCGACCCGCAACGACGATCCGGCTGCCGCGTCCCGTCCGTGGGACAAGGACCGCGACGGCTTCGTGCTGGGCGAGGGCGCAGGCGTGATGGTGCTCGAGGAATACGAGGCGGCGAAGGCGCGTGGTGCGAAGATCTACGCGGAAGTCTCGGGCTTCGGCATGACGGGCGACGCGTACCACATGACCGCGCCGAACATGGACGGCCCGCGCCGCTGCATGGTCGCGGCGCTGCGCGACGCGGGCGTGAATGCGGACGAGGTCCAGTACCTGAACGCGCACGGCACGTCGACGCCGCTGGGCGACAAGAACGAGTCCGACGCGGTGAAGGCGGCCTTCGGCGAGCACGCGTACAAGCTCGTCGTGAACTCGACGAAGTCGATGACGGGCCACCTGCTGGGCGGCGCGGGCGGCCTCGAATCGGTGTTCACGGTGCTGGCGCTGCACAACAACGTGTCGCCGCCGACCATCAACATCTTCAACCAGGACCCCGAGTGCGATCTCGATTACTGCGCGAACACCGCGCGTGACATGAGGATCGACGTCGCCGTGAAGAACAACTTCGGCTTCGGCGGTACCAACGGCACGCTGGTGTTCAAGCGCGTCTGA
- the acpP gene encoding acyl carrier protein, giving the protein MDNIEQRVKKIVAEQLGVAEAEIKNEASFVNDLGADSLDTVELVMALEDEFGMEIPDEEAEKITTVQQAIDYARANVKA; this is encoded by the coding sequence ATGGACAACATCGAACAACGTGTCAAGAAGATCGTCGCTGAACAACTGGGCGTCGCGGAAGCCGAGATCAAGAACGAAGCTTCGTTCGTGAACGACCTGGGCGCCGACTCGCTCGACACGGTCGAACTGGTGATGGCTCTCGAAGACGAGTTCGGCATGGAAATCCCGGACGAAGAAGCAGAGAAGATCACGACCGTTCAGCAAGCGATCGACTACGCTCGCGCAAACGTCAAGGCGTAA
- a CDS encoding beta-ketoacyl-ACP synthase III, whose protein sequence is MAQSTLYSRVLGTGSYLPPDRVTNQQLADRLAKEGIETSDEWIVARTGIHARHFAAPDVATSDLAFEASRRAIEAAGIDPQSIDLIIVATSTPDFVFPSTACLLQNKLGIKNGGAAFDVQAVCSGFAYAMATADSFIRSGQHRTALVIGAETFSRILDFKDRTTCVLFGDGAGAVILSASEEPGVLGSALHADGSYSHILCTPGNVNRGVIEGSAFLYMDGQAVFKLAVNVLEKVAIEALAKANLAPEQIDWLIPHQANIRIMTSTCRKLGLPQERMVVTVGQHGNTSAASIPLAFDTAVRDGRIQRGQHVLIEGVGGGFTWGASVFRF, encoded by the coding sequence ATGGCCCAATCGACTCTCTATTCCCGCGTGCTCGGCACGGGCAGCTATCTGCCGCCCGACCGCGTCACGAACCAGCAGCTGGCCGATCGTCTTGCGAAGGAAGGCATCGAGACGAGCGATGAATGGATCGTGGCGCGCACGGGCATCCATGCGCGTCATTTCGCCGCGCCGGACGTCGCGACGAGCGATCTCGCATTCGAGGCGTCGCGTCGTGCGATCGAGGCAGCCGGCATCGATCCGCAGTCGATCGACCTGATTATCGTCGCGACTTCGACCCCCGATTTCGTATTCCCGAGTACCGCGTGCCTGCTGCAGAACAAGCTCGGCATCAAGAATGGCGGCGCGGCGTTCGACGTGCAGGCCGTGTGTTCGGGTTTCGCGTATGCGATGGCGACGGCCGACAGCTTCATCCGCAGCGGCCAGCACCGCACGGCGCTCGTGATTGGCGCGGAGACGTTCTCGCGCATTCTCGATTTCAAGGACCGTACCACCTGCGTACTGTTCGGCGACGGGGCGGGCGCGGTGATCCTGTCCGCGTCGGAAGAGCCAGGCGTGCTCGGCAGCGCGCTGCACGCGGACGGCAGCTATTCGCATATCCTCTGCACGCCGGGCAACGTCAACCGAGGCGTGATCGAGGGCAGCGCATTCCTGTACATGGACGGGCAGGCCGTGTTCAAGCTCGCGGTCAACGTGCTCGAGAAGGTGGCGATCGAGGCGCTCGCGAAGGCGAATCTCGCGCCTGAGCAGATCGACTGGCTGATTCCGCACCAGGCCAATATCCGCATCATGACCAGCACCTGCCGCAAGCTCGGCCTGCCGCAGGAGCGGATGGTCGTGACGGTCGGCCAGCACGGCAACACGTCGGCTGCGTCGATTCCGCTGGCATTCGACACCGCGGTGCGCGACGGCCGCATCCAGCGCGGCCAGCACGTGCTGATCGAAGGCGTCGGCGGCGGCTTCACCTGGGGCGCGTCGGTCTTCCGCTTCTGA
- the rpoE gene encoding RNA polymerase sigma factor RpoE gives MSEKEIDQALVERVQKGDKAAFELLVSKYHRKIIRLISRLVRDPAEVEDVAQDAFIKAYRALPQFRGESAFYTWLYRIAVNTAKNYLATQGRRAPTSTEADAEEAETFSDADQLRDINTPESMLMSKQIAETVNAAMALLPEELRQAITLREIEGLSYEEIAEMMGCPIGTVRSRIFRAREAIAAKLRPLLDTPEGKRW, from the coding sequence GTGAGTGAAAAAGAAATCGATCAGGCTCTGGTCGAACGCGTACAGAAGGGCGACAAGGCAGCGTTCGAACTCCTGGTCTCCAAATACCACCGCAAGATCATTCGGTTGATTTCGCGCCTCGTGCGGGATCCCGCCGAGGTCGAGGATGTGGCTCAGGACGCGTTCATCAAGGCGTATCGTGCGCTGCCGCAATTCCGCGGCGAATCGGCGTTCTATACGTGGTTGTACCGGATTGCCGTCAATACGGCGAAGAACTACCTTGCGACGCAAGGCCGCCGGGCGCCGACCTCGACCGAGGCAGATGCGGAGGAAGCGGAAACTTTCTCCGACGCAGACCAACTAAGGGATATCAACACGCCTGAGTCGATGTTGATGAGCAAGCAGATTGCCGAGACGGTCAACGCTGCAATGGCTCTCCTGCCCGAAGAACTGCGCCAGGCAATTACGCTGCGCGAGATCGAGGGCCTGAGCTACGAAGAGATCGCGGAAATGATGGGTTGTCCGATCGGGACGGTCCGGTCGCGCATCTTCCGCGCGCGCGAGGCAATCGCTGCTAAATTGCGTCCGCTGCTCGATACGCCCGAAGGCAAGCGCTGGTAA
- the rpmF gene encoding 50S ribosomal protein L32: MAVQQNKKSPSKRGMHRSHDFLTTTPLAVEPSTGEVHLRHHVSPNGYYRGKKVVKTKND, translated from the coding sequence ATGGCAGTCCAGCAAAACAAGAAGTCGCCGTCGAAGCGCGGCATGCATCGTTCGCACGATTTTCTGACGACTACGCCGCTGGCAGTCGAGCCGAGCACGGGTGAAGTGCACCTGCGTCACCACGTCAGCCCGAACGGCTATTATCGCGGCAAGAAAGTCGTCAAGACGAAGAACGACTAA
- the fabG gene encoding 3-oxoacyl-ACP reductase FabG codes for MEKTLDKQVAIVTGASRGIGRSIALELARLGATVIGTATSESGAAAITAAFAEAGVTGRGAVLNVNDAAAAEALIDATVKEFGALNVLVNNAGITQDQLAMRMKDEDWDAVIDTNLKSVFRLSRAVLRPMMKARGGRIINITSVVGSAGNPGQVNYAAAKAGVAGMTRALAREIGSRGITVNCVAPGFIDTDMTKTLPEEQQAALKTQIPLGRLGSPEDIAHAVAFLASPQAGYITGTTLHVNGGMYMS; via the coding sequence ATGGAAAAGACTCTCGATAAACAGGTTGCGATCGTGACTGGTGCGTCGCGCGGCATCGGCCGGTCGATCGCGCTCGAGCTCGCGCGTCTGGGCGCGACGGTGATCGGCACGGCGACGAGCGAATCGGGCGCCGCTGCGATCACCGCGGCGTTCGCGGAAGCGGGTGTCACGGGCCGCGGTGCGGTGCTGAACGTCAACGACGCGGCGGCCGCCGAGGCGCTGATCGATGCGACCGTGAAGGAATTCGGCGCGCTGAACGTGCTCGTCAACAACGCGGGCATCACGCAGGACCAGCTCGCGATGCGGATGAAGGACGAGGACTGGGACGCGGTGATCGACACCAACCTGAAGTCGGTGTTCCGCCTGTCGCGCGCGGTGCTGCGCCCGATGATGAAGGCGCGCGGCGGCCGCATCATCAACATCACGTCGGTGGTCGGCTCGGCCGGCAACCCGGGCCAGGTCAACTACGCGGCTGCGAAGGCCGGCGTCGCGGGCATGACCCGTGCGCTCGCGCGCGAGATCGGCAGCCGCGGCATCACCGTGAACTGCGTTGCGCCGGGCTTCATCGACACCGACATGACGAAGACGCTGCCGGAAGAACAGCAGGCCGCGCTCAAGACCCAGATTCCGCTCGGCCGCCTCGGCAGCCCGGAGGACATCGCCCATGCCGTCGCGTTCCTCGCATCGCCGCAGGCCGGTTACATCACCGGCACGACGCTGCACGTGAACGGCGGCATGTACATGTCGTAA
- a CDS encoding YceD family protein, giving the protein MNTSSGKPAASLDLHAVDLFEFARSGRQAAGAVRLSQLPRMLNEVSVDAPDRDTVFTWQAEGFTQKELQDDGADGQQPYLRLAVHGHAWLTCQRCVTPYDQAFGVDMVYRVVATEEEAEEFPLDDDEADVIVGSRQFDLVDLIEEELLLSLPLVPKHEVCPAVHESLVSGASGPEEEADEESGEAEDEGKRPNPFAALQALKKDGDGTKKH; this is encoded by the coding sequence ATGAATACTTCTTCCGGCAAACCTGCAGCGTCGCTTGATCTGCACGCGGTCGACCTGTTCGAGTTCGCCCGCAGCGGGCGACAGGCAGCAGGTGCGGTGCGCCTCTCGCAACTGCCGCGCATGTTAAACGAAGTGTCGGTGGACGCGCCAGATCGCGACACGGTCTTCACGTGGCAGGCGGAAGGGTTCACTCAGAAAGAGTTGCAGGACGACGGCGCCGATGGGCAGCAGCCGTATCTGCGCCTCGCGGTGCATGGCCATGCATGGCTCACGTGCCAGCGCTGCGTGACCCCGTACGATCAGGCGTTCGGCGTCGATATGGTGTACCGGGTCGTCGCGACCGAAGAAGAAGCTGAAGAATTTCCGCTCGACGACGATGAAGCCGATGTGATCGTGGGCTCACGCCAGTTCGATCTCGTCGACTTGATCGAAGAGGAGTTGCTGCTTTCGTTGCCGCTCGTGCCCAAACACGAGGTTTGCCCGGCAGTTCACGAAAGCCTCGTGTCGGGTGCGAGCGGTCCTGAGGAAGAGGCGGACGAAGAGTCCGGCGAAGCCGAGGACGAAGGCAAACGGCCGAATCCGTTCGCAGCGCTTCAAGCGCTGAAGAAGGACGGTGACGGCACCAAGAAACACTAA
- a CDS encoding MucB/RseB C-terminal domain-containing protein: MRTLQLNHAISGWKRLPALLLCAAALLSVQSLPASAQQPDDPVATRKGAADWLDRVQQAAQQQSYAGTFVYQRGGYVQSSRIAHVASRDGEFERIETLDGKPRKLLRHNDELYTFVPERKLCVVERRQTRDSFPALLGASGEHVMSVYDAKSLGKDRVAGIDAQVVELVPKDAYRFTYKLWADARTGLLLRSQTLDASDHVLEQIAFSQLQTGGASGDKAAIAAGMRNLGGWTVVRPPVATVDMEAQGWQLAPSVAGFQKIREVRRPMAARDAGDPPIPVDQAVFTDGLATISVFIEPAEKNTRKEGAGSTGATHVLVKRRGDYWITVLGEVPPATLQQFASAIEYKASK, encoded by the coding sequence ATGCGGACATTGCAGTTGAATCACGCCATCTCCGGATGGAAGCGGCTGCCGGCCCTCCTGCTTTGCGCAGCCGCCCTGTTGTCCGTTCAATCCCTTCCTGCCAGCGCCCAGCAACCGGACGATCCCGTCGCGACCCGCAAGGGCGCCGCGGACTGGCTCGACCGTGTCCAGCAGGCGGCGCAGCAGCAGAGCTACGCGGGCACGTTCGTCTACCAGCGTGGCGGGTACGTGCAGTCGTCGCGCATCGCGCACGTCGCATCCCGCGACGGCGAGTTCGAGCGGATCGAGACGCTCGACGGCAAGCCGCGCAAGCTGCTGCGGCACAACGACGAGTTGTACACGTTCGTGCCCGAGCGCAAGCTGTGCGTGGTCGAGCGCCGTCAGACGCGCGACTCGTTCCCCGCGCTGCTCGGCGCGAGCGGCGAGCATGTGATGTCCGTCTACGACGCGAAGTCGCTCGGCAAGGACCGCGTGGCCGGGATCGACGCGCAGGTCGTCGAGCTCGTGCCGAAGGATGCATACCGCTTCACGTACAAGCTGTGGGCCGACGCGCGAACCGGGCTGCTGCTGCGCTCGCAGACGCTCGATGCGAGCGATCACGTGCTCGAACAGATTGCGTTCTCGCAATTGCAGACGGGCGGCGCGAGCGGCGACAAGGCCGCGATCGCGGCCGGCATGCGCAACCTGGGCGGCTGGACGGTCGTGCGCCCGCCGGTCGCGACGGTCGACATGGAAGCGCAGGGCTGGCAACTCGCGCCGAGCGTCGCCGGCTTCCAGAAGATCCGCGAAGTACGCCGGCCGATGGCCGCGCGCGACGCGGGCGATCCGCCGATCCCGGTCGACCAGGCCGTCTTCACCGACGGTCTCGCGACGATCTCGGTTTTCATCGAGCCGGCCGAAAAGAACACGCGCAAGGAAGGCGCGGGCAGCACCGGTGCGACGCACGTTCTCGTGAAGCGCCGCGGCGACTACTGGATCACCGTGCTCGGCGAAGTGCCGCCGGCTACGTTGCAGCAGTTCGCGTCTGCCATAGAATACAAGGCTTCCAAGTAA
- a CDS encoding DegQ family serine endoprotease produces MMKLTLRKWLAAAALSACLPLVPHTAVAVTAPAASLPDFADLVEKVGPAVVNIRTTANVPTSSGPRGMLPPGFDNGDMSEFFRRFFGIPLPQAPGNGSGNGNGTPKNAPAPDNPPDTEQNRGVGSGFIVSADGYVMTNAHVVDDADTIYVTLTDKREFKAKLIGVDDRTDVAVVKIQASSLPVVAIGDSNKVRVGEWVVAIGSPFGLDNTVTAGIVSSKSRNTGDYLPFIQTDVAVNPGNSGGPLINMQGEVIGINSQIYSRTGGFMGISFAIPIDEAMRVADQLKATGKVTRGRIAVAIGEVTKDVADSIGLPKAEGALVSSVEPGGPADKAGIQPGDIILKFNGRPVDTASDLPRMVGDTKPGAKATVSVWRKGQARDLPITIAETPAESTVKAEQRKNVPQKPRQTNSLGLTVSDMTADQMKSLKLKNGVQIDGVDGPAARAGLQRGDIVLRVGDTDITSAKQFAEVTAQLDPQKAVAVLVRRGDNTQFVPVRPRQK; encoded by the coding sequence ATGATGAAACTCACGCTGCGCAAATGGCTCGCGGCGGCGGCGCTGTCTGCCTGCCTGCCGCTCGTGCCGCATACCGCGGTCGCGGTGACGGCTCCCGCTGCCAGCCTGCCCGACTTCGCCGATCTGGTCGAAAAGGTCGGGCCGGCCGTCGTGAACATCCGGACCACCGCCAACGTGCCGACGAGCAGCGGCCCGCGCGGGATGCTCCCGCCGGGCTTCGACAACGGCGACATGTCGGAATTCTTCCGGCGCTTCTTCGGCATTCCGCTGCCGCAGGCGCCCGGCAACGGTAGCGGCAATGGCAACGGCACCCCGAAGAACGCGCCGGCGCCGGACAATCCGCCCGACACCGAGCAGAACCGCGGCGTCGGCTCGGGCTTCATCGTGTCGGCCGACGGTTACGTGATGACCAATGCGCACGTCGTCGACGATGCGGACACCATCTACGTGACGCTGACCGACAAGCGCGAATTCAAGGCGAAGCTGATCGGCGTCGACGATCGCACGGACGTCGCGGTCGTCAAGATCCAGGCGTCGAGCCTGCCCGTCGTCGCGATCGGCGATTCGAACAAGGTGCGCGTCGGCGAGTGGGTCGTCGCGATCGGGTCGCCGTTCGGTCTCGACAACACGGTGACGGCCGGCATCGTCAGCTCGAAGAGCCGCAACACGGGCGACTACCTGCCGTTCATCCAGACCGACGTCGCCGTGAACCCCGGCAACTCGGGCGGCCCGCTGATCAACATGCAGGGCGAGGTGATCGGCATCAACTCGCAGATCTACAGCCGTACCGGCGGCTTCATGGGCATTTCGTTCGCGATTCCGATCGACGAGGCGATGCGCGTGGCCGACCAGCTGAAGGCGACGGGCAAGGTCACGCGCGGCCGGATCGCGGTGGCGATCGGCGAGGTGACGAAGGACGTGGCCGACTCGATCGGGCTGCCGAAGGCCGAGGGCGCGCTCGTCAGTAGCGTCGAGCCGGGCGGCCCGGCCGACAAGGCGGGCATCCAGCCGGGCGACATCATCCTGAAGTTCAACGGCCGGCCGGTCGACACGGCGTCGGACCTGCCGCGCATGGTCGGCGACACGAAGCCCGGCGCGAAGGCGACCGTCAGCGTGTGGCGCAAGGGTCAGGCGCGCGATCTGCCGATCACGATCGCGGAGACGCCGGCCGAGTCGACGGTGAAGGCCGAGCAGCGCAAGAACGTGCCGCAGAAGCCGCGCCAGACCAATTCGCTCGGTCTGACGGTCAGCGACATGACGGCGGATCAGATGAAGTCGCTGAAGCTGAAGAACGGCGTGCAGATCGACGGCGTCGATGGCCCGGCCGCCCGTGCGGGCCTGCAGCGCGGCGACATCGTGCTGCGCGTCGGCGACACCGACATCACGAGCGCGAAGCAGTTCGCCGAAGTGACCGCGCAGCTCGATCCGCAGAAGGCGGTCGCGGTGCTCGTGCGGCGCGGTGACAACACGCAGTTCGTGCCCGTGCGGCCGCGCCAGAAGTAA
- a CDS encoding protein YgfX codes for MTSPFDVPAGRPQRFALRASAVSYLVLAAFVAAAAASVYLFWAPRAGAAAGACVAAVTTALLAVCAARICAHRLPAELQIDAFGEIAAFGRTGRLLARGPVTGHAHWSSLLLVLSVGQGARRARPLLIPADALDAASFSALSVLARTAGAAGRA; via the coding sequence TTGACGAGTCCATTCGATGTTCCGGCCGGGCGTCCGCAGCGGTTTGCGCTGCGGGCCTCGGCCGTGTCGTATCTCGTGCTGGCCGCGTTCGTCGCGGCGGCGGCCGCCTCGGTGTACCTGTTCTGGGCGCCGCGCGCGGGCGCTGCCGCAGGCGCGTGCGTCGCAGCCGTGACGACTGCATTGCTCGCGGTGTGCGCCGCACGGATCTGCGCCCATCGGCTGCCGGCCGAGTTGCAGATCGACGCATTCGGGGAAATCGCGGCGTTTGGCCGCACCGGGCGGCTGCTGGCCCGCGGCCCGGTGACGGGCCATGCGCACTGGAGCAGCCTGCTGCTGGTGTTGTCGGTCGGGCAGGGCGCCCGGCGGGCCCGGCCGCTGCTGATTCCGGCCGATGCGCTTGACGCCGCGTCGTTCAGCGCGCTTTCCGTGCTGGCGAGAACGGCGGGCGCGGCGGGGCGGGCATGA
- the plsX gene encoding phosphate acyltransferase PlsX, with product MTVKLTIDCMGGDHGPSVTVPAAVKFVRAHPDAHLMLVGIESAIRAQLKKLKALDDPALTIVPATEVVAMDDPVEVALRKKKDSSMRVALNRVKEGEAQACVSAGNTGALMAVSRYVLKTLPGIERPAIAFALPNPTGYTMMLDLGANVDCEPQHLLQFAEMGHALVAALEGKERPTIGLLNIGEEVIKGNETIKRAGELLRASTLNFRGNVEGNDIYKGTVDVIVCDGFVGNVALKTSEGLAQMLSDIIREEFGRSLMSKLMALLAMPVLMRFKKRVDHRQYNGAALLGLKGLVIKSHGSADAYAFEWAIKRGYDAVKNGVLERLSRAMADNSVSLGDGEHNAGGAGQASPAAGHHAEPSAAQSSKA from the coding sequence ATGACCGTAAAGCTCACAATCGATTGCATGGGAGGCGACCACGGCCCGTCCGTGACCGTTCCCGCGGCAGTCAAGTTCGTCCGCGCGCATCCCGATGCGCACCTGATGCTCGTCGGCATCGAAAGCGCGATTCGCGCTCAGCTGAAGAAGCTGAAAGCCCTCGACGATCCCGCGCTGACCATCGTGCCTGCCACCGAAGTCGTGGCGATGGACGACCCTGTCGAAGTGGCGCTGCGCAAGAAGAAGGATTCTTCGATGCGCGTCGCGCTCAACCGCGTCAAGGAAGGCGAGGCGCAGGCCTGCGTTTCCGCCGGCAACACCGGCGCGCTGATGGCTGTTTCCCGTTACGTACTCAAGACGCTGCCCGGCATCGAGCGGCCTGCGATCGCGTTCGCGCTGCCGAACCCGACCGGCTACACGATGATGCTGGACCTCGGCGCGAACGTCGACTGCGAGCCGCAGCACCTGCTGCAGTTCGCGGAGATGGGGCATGCGCTGGTGGCCGCGCTCGAAGGCAAGGAGCGGCCGACGATCGGCCTGCTGAACATCGGCGAAGAGGTGATCAAGGGCAACGAGACGATCAAGCGCGCGGGTGAACTGCTGCGCGCCAGCACGTTGAATTTCCGCGGCAACGTCGAAGGCAACGACATCTACAAGGGCACTGTCGACGTGATCGTCTGCGACGGCTTCGTCGGCAACGTCGCGCTGAAGACGTCCGAGGGCCTGGCCCAGATGCTGTCCGACATTATCCGCGAGGAGTTCGGCCGCTCGTTGATGTCGAAGCTGATGGCGCTGCTCGCGATGCCTGTCCTGATGCGTTTCAAGAAGCGCGTCGACCACCGCCAGTACAACGGCGCGGCGCTGCTGGGGCTGAAGGGCCTCGTGATCAAGAGCCACGGTTCGGCGGACGCCTACGCGTTTGAGTGGGCGATCAAACGCGGGTATGATGCCGTCAAAAACGGCGTGCTGGAGCGCCTCTCGCGCGCGATGGCGGATAATTCGGTGTCGCTCGGCGACGGCGAACACAACGCGGGCGGCGCGGGCCAGGCGAGCCCGGCCGCAGGTCATCACGCCGAACCCTCCGCTGCGCAATCCTCTAAAGCATAA